The following proteins come from a genomic window of Amphiura filiformis chromosome 16, Afil_fr2py, whole genome shotgun sequence:
- the LOC140136230 gene encoding uncharacterized protein: MEKPKRPRVELTVAQKQEICRYYQKNPTKTIRQLKEHFSQCFGLAIGLSTVGTIVSRAEHWNSIDFPDNVRRTPSTKFAKMERDLFDWICKRDVAATDEQILDKAAELVQEDQNIAEEWNKLRGWITSYKRRFNLVVVQEESQEGEKRYRPGKMPEEREAIYKVQCTRKGRWPIQYSPPQGPMHKPNTRSIIYDAAIENILQDADDTSDIDDDDGLEAPCEDTPVSVASPSRSSTTSITVKREGQIRTRSSARKRTATISANSVEQEVVIENILGNERLNTIEDPQTHNGVLQTSATEVFPVLIHSNVAAEPAVTVSSAQSAMKTLLTYFEQNPNTSIEDHNRLHAVDAKLKWLAAKEAVSNLKTYLSTDRKYQKDMANLTDLDKKLEGKNPK; the protein is encoded by the coding sequence ATGGAGAAACCAAAGCGTCCCCGAGTTGAATTGACTGTTGCACAGAAGCAAGAAATATGCCGTTACTACCAGAAAAACCCTACCAAAACCATTAGACAGCTTAAAGAACATTTCTCACAGTGCTTTGGCCTAGCAATTGGTCTTTCAACAGTTGGAACCATTGTGAGTCGGGCAGAACATTGGAATTCTATTGATTTCCCAGACAATGTGCGGAGAACACCGAGCACCAAATTTGCCAAAATGGAGAGAGACCTCTTTGACTGGATATGCAAACGAGATGTCGCTGCGACAGATGAACAAATTCTGGACAAGGCAGCTGAACTCGTGCAAGAGGACCAGAACATAGCTGAAGAGTGGAACAAGTTACGAGGGTGGATTACCAGTTACAAGAGGAGATTCAACCTTGTGGTAGTGCAGGAAGAAAGCCAAGAAGGTGAGAAAAGATATCGCCCTGGAAAGATGCCAGAGGAAAGAGAGGCAATCTATAAGGTACAGTGCACAAGGAAGGGACGATGGCCCATTCAATATTCCCCGCCACAGGGTCCAATGCACAAGCCCAATACAAGATCCATTATATATGATGCCGCTATAGAGAACATATTACAAGATGCTGATGATACGTCggacattgatgatgatgatgggttaGAAGCACCATGTGAGGACACGCCTGTGAGTGTGGCTAGCCCAAGCAGGTCAAGTACTACCTCAATTACTGTAAAAAGGGAAGGTCAAATTAGAACTAGAAGTTCTGCTCGCAAAAGGACAGCAACTATCAGTGCAAATTCCGTCGAACAGGAAGTTGTCATTGAGAACATACTCGGGAATGAGCGACTGAATACCATTGAAGACCCGCAAACCCACAACGGCGTTCTACAGACATCGGCTACAGAGGTATTCCCAGTGCTGATTCACAGTAACGTTGCAGCTGAGCCAGCAGTGACGGTATCAAGTGCCCAGAGTGCAATGAAAACATTACTGACATATTTTGAACAGAATCCTAATACTTCAATTGAAGATCATAATCGCTTGCATGCTGTGGATGCTAAATTGAAATGGTTAGCTGCTAAAGAGGCAGTGAGCAATTTAAAAACGTATTTAAGTACAGACAGAAAATACCAAAAAGATATGGCAAATTTGACAGATTTGGACAAAAAGTTGGAGGGGAAAAATCCGAAGTAG